Proteins from a single region of Nocardioides anomalus:
- a CDS encoding bifunctional [glutamine synthetase] adenylyltransferase/[glutamine synthetase]-adenylyl-L-tyrosine phosphorylase — MSPTVSPAGSPTGSRPATTQGQLTRLGFDDPERALADLALLGTAADPLVALIAQAADPDLALTSLTRLLEQAGTDEGRALLTALVDDEGTAMRLLSVLGASEALADHLCRHPEHWRELTDPTLGSTRPPAYAVREELLRVVGADPRDAQPTASRPDAEAVDALRVEYRRVLLRLAARDLTHHLGVDDAAAELSDLAAGTLDAALAVARQRVGADAAQARLAVIAMGKCGGHELNYVSDVDVIFVHEPAEGADPDRALKVATQLAGHLMRVCSEHTGEGTIWPVDAALRPEGKAGPLTRTLASHQGYYERWASTWEFQALLKARAVAGDLALGAAYVAMVQPMIWSAVERDGFVEDTQAMRRRVIAHIPASQAERQLKLGSGGLRDVEFAVQLLQLVHGRTDESIRPSTTLSALARLTTGGYVGREDGEALHEAYAFLRTLEHRIQLFQLRRTHVVPEDERSLRRLGRSMGYTKEPVATLDKEWQHHRREVRRLHEKLFYRPLLTSVARLESDEARLTPEAATARLAALGFADPRAALRHLEALTSGVTRTANIQRQLLPVMLDWFAEAPDPDAGLFGFRRLSESLGRTPWYLKTLRDEGQVAERLAKLLATSRYVSALLEQEPAGVRMLGEDLTPLSSEQVVEEMLAAAGRRTGAEDAVRAIRAVRRRELLRVAAGDALGLTDVADVGAALSRLTDATLEATLRVVTASVAQAKGLDPAPARIAVIAMGRYGGFELSYGSDADVLFVHEPVEGADQHATSSYAVAVANEVRRLLALPGGDPALVVDADLRPEGKQGPLSRSLDSHAAYYAKWSHVWEAQALLRADAVVGDEGLRERFVALIDPLRYPAAGLSEDDAVEVRRIKARVDKERLPRGADPASHLKLGRGGLADIEWTVQLLQMQHAGSVAGLRTPRTLDALAAARGAGLIGAADAEALAHGWRWVSRIRNAVTLVRGKGSDTLPHDIRERAAVANVLGYPAGATDRMVNDHLRTMRVSSEVVDRVFWG; from the coding sequence GTGAGCCCGACCGTGAGCCCGGCCGGGAGCCCCACCGGCAGCCGGCCCGCGACCACCCAGGGCCAGCTGACCCGGCTCGGCTTCGACGACCCCGAGCGCGCGCTGGCCGACCTCGCCCTGCTGGGCACGGCGGCCGACCCGCTGGTCGCGCTCATCGCCCAGGCCGCCGACCCCGACCTCGCGCTGACCTCGCTGACCCGGCTCCTCGAGCAGGCCGGGACCGACGAGGGCCGCGCGCTGCTCACCGCCCTGGTCGACGACGAGGGCACCGCCATGCGGCTGCTCTCGGTCCTGGGCGCCAGCGAGGCGCTGGCCGACCACCTGTGCCGCCACCCCGAGCACTGGCGCGAGCTCACCGACCCCACGCTGGGCTCGACCCGACCCCCGGCGTACGCCGTGCGCGAGGAGCTCCTGCGCGTCGTGGGCGCTGACCCCCGCGACGCGCAGCCCACCGCGAGCAGACCGGACGCCGAGGCGGTGGACGCGCTGCGCGTGGAGTACCGCCGCGTCCTGCTCCGCCTCGCCGCCCGCGACCTCACCCATCACCTCGGCGTCGACGACGCCGCCGCCGAGCTGTCGGACCTGGCCGCCGGCACCCTCGACGCCGCGCTCGCGGTGGCCCGCCAGCGGGTCGGCGCCGACGCCGCGCAGGCCCGGCTCGCGGTCATCGCCATGGGCAAGTGCGGCGGCCACGAGCTCAACTACGTCTCCGACGTCGACGTGATCTTCGTGCACGAGCCGGCCGAGGGCGCCGATCCGGACCGCGCGCTCAAGGTGGCCACCCAGCTGGCCGGCCACCTGATGCGCGTCTGCTCCGAGCACACCGGCGAGGGCACGATCTGGCCGGTCGACGCGGCCCTGCGCCCCGAGGGCAAGGCCGGCCCGCTGACCCGGACCCTGGCCAGCCACCAGGGCTACTACGAGCGCTGGGCCAGCACCTGGGAGTTCCAGGCCCTGCTCAAGGCCCGCGCGGTGGCCGGCGACCTCGCGCTCGGGGCGGCGTACGTCGCCATGGTCCAGCCGATGATCTGGAGCGCGGTCGAGCGCGACGGGTTCGTCGAGGACACCCAGGCCATGCGCCGCCGGGTCATCGCGCACATCCCGGCCTCGCAGGCCGAGCGCCAGCTCAAGCTGGGCTCGGGCGGGCTGCGCGACGTGGAATTCGCGGTCCAGCTGCTCCAGCTGGTCCACGGCCGCACCGACGAGTCGATCCGGCCCTCGACCACGCTCAGCGCGCTGGCCCGCCTGACCACGGGCGGGTACGTCGGCCGCGAGGACGGCGAGGCCCTGCACGAGGCCTACGCCTTCCTGCGCACCCTCGAGCACCGCATCCAGCTCTTCCAGCTGCGCCGCACCCACGTCGTGCCCGAGGACGAGCGGTCGCTGCGCCGCCTGGGCCGCAGCATGGGCTACACCAAGGAGCCGGTGGCCACCTTGGACAAGGAGTGGCAGCACCACCGCCGCGAGGTCCGCCGGCTGCACGAGAAGCTCTTCTACCGACCGCTGCTCACCTCGGTCGCGCGCCTGGAGTCCGACGAGGCCCGGCTGACCCCCGAGGCGGCCACGGCCCGGCTCGCCGCGCTCGGCTTCGCCGACCCCAGGGCGGCGCTGCGCCACCTCGAGGCGCTCACGTCCGGGGTGACCCGGACCGCGAACATCCAGCGCCAGCTGCTGCCGGTCATGCTCGACTGGTTCGCCGAGGCGCCCGACCCGGACGCCGGGCTGTTCGGCTTCCGGCGGCTGAGCGAGTCGCTGGGCCGCACGCCGTGGTACCTCAAGACCCTGCGCGACGAGGGCCAGGTCGCCGAGCGGCTGGCCAAGCTGCTGGCCACCTCGCGCTACGTCTCCGCGCTGCTCGAGCAGGAGCCGGCCGGCGTGCGGATGCTGGGGGAGGACCTCACCCCGCTCTCCTCCGAGCAGGTGGTGGAGGAGATGCTCGCCGCGGCCGGTCGGCGCACGGGGGCCGAGGACGCCGTCCGCGCGATCCGGGCCGTGCGCCGCCGCGAGCTGCTCCGCGTGGCCGCCGGCGACGCGCTCGGCCTCACCGACGTGGCCGACGTCGGCGCCGCGCTGTCCCGGCTGACCGACGCCACCCTCGAGGCCACCTTGCGGGTCGTGACCGCCTCGGTCGCGCAGGCCAAGGGCCTGGACCCCGCCCCCGCGCGCATCGCCGTCATCGCCATGGGCCGCTACGGCGGCTTCGAGCTGTCCTACGGCAGCGACGCCGACGTGCTCTTCGTGCACGAGCCGGTCGAGGGCGCCGACCAGCACGCCACCTCGTCGTACGCCGTCGCGGTGGCCAACGAGGTGCGCCGGCTGCTGGCCCTCCCCGGTGGCGACCCGGCGCTGGTGGTGGACGCCGACCTGCGCCCCGAGGGCAAGCAGGGCCCGCTGTCGCGCAGCCTGGACTCGCACGCGGCGTACTACGCGAAGTGGTCGCACGTCTGGGAGGCGCAGGCCCTGCTCCGCGCCGACGCCGTCGTGGGCGACGAGGGGCTGCGCGAGCGGTTCGTGGCCCTCATCGACCCGCTGCGCTACCCGGCGGCCGGACTGAGCGAGGACGACGCGGTCGAGGTGCGCCGGATCAAGGCGCGCGTGGACAAGGAGCGGCTGCCGCGCGGCGCCGACCCGGCCAGCCACCTCAAGCTCGGCCGCGGCGGGCTCGCCGACATCGAGTGGACCGTCCAGCTGCTGCAGATGCAGCACGCCGGCAGCGTCGCGGGTCTGCGCACCCCCCGGACCCTCGACGCCCTGGCCGCCGCCCGCGGGGCCGGGCTGATCGGGGCCGCGGACGCCGAGGCGCTCGCGCACGGCTGGCGCTGGGTCAGCCGGATCCGCAACGCCGTCACCCTCGTGCGCGGCAAGGGCAGCGACACCCTGCCGCACGACATCCGCGAGCGCGCCGCCGTGGCCAACGTGCTCGGCTACCCCGCCGGCGCCACCGACCGGATGGTCAACGACCACCTGCGGACCATGCGGGTCTCGAGCGAGGTCGTCGACCGGGTGTTCTGGGGATGA
- a CDS encoding type 1 glutamine amidotransferase, which translates to MRILVVQPELEDPPHLFGRWLEEAGAGLEVVHPYAGDPLPTLDGYAGLLVLGGAMSANDDDLLDWIGPVKELIRDAVAEGVPTLGICLGHQLVGSALGGTVAPNPRGQQNGLIPVGWTAAASDDPLFGALVTPRRGVHWNYDLLVELPPGAEVLAQTPDDEPQVVRFGERAWGVQLHPEVDETVVATWVTDTERGELADRGLDADRLLADIAAAREELDHAWAPLAAGFADLALGPP; encoded by the coding sequence GTGAGGATCCTCGTGGTCCAGCCCGAGCTGGAGGACCCGCCGCACCTGTTCGGCCGCTGGCTGGAGGAGGCGGGCGCGGGCCTCGAGGTCGTCCACCCCTACGCCGGCGACCCGCTGCCCACGCTCGACGGGTACGCCGGGCTGCTGGTCCTCGGCGGCGCGATGAGCGCCAACGACGACGACCTCCTCGACTGGATCGGACCGGTCAAGGAGCTCATCCGCGACGCCGTGGCCGAGGGCGTGCCGACCCTCGGCATCTGCCTGGGCCACCAGCTCGTGGGCAGCGCCCTGGGCGGCACCGTCGCCCCCAACCCGCGCGGGCAGCAGAACGGTCTGATCCCCGTCGGCTGGACCGCCGCGGCCAGCGACGACCCGCTCTTCGGCGCCCTGGTCACGCCCCGGCGCGGCGTGCACTGGAACTACGACCTCCTCGTCGAGCTCCCGCCCGGCGCCGAGGTGCTGGCCCAGACCCCGGACGACGAGCCGCAGGTCGTGCGGTTCGGCGAGCGCGCGTGGGGCGTCCAGCTCCACCCGGAGGTGGACGAGACCGTGGTGGCCACGTGGGTCACCGACACCGAGCGCGGCGAGCTGGCCGACCGCGGCCTGGACGCCGACCGGCTGCTGGCCGACATCGCGGCGGCGCGCGAGGAGCTCGACCACGCCTGGGCGCCCCTGGCGGCCGGCTTCGCCGACCTCGCGCTGGGCCCGCCGTGA
- the glnA gene encoding type I glutamate--ammonia ligase → MGKQEDFVLRALEERDVRFVRLWFTDVLGFLKSVAVAPAELEGAFAEGIGFDGSAIEGFARVYESDMLAKPDPSTFQILPWRGEGPSTARMFCDIVMPDGSPSYADPRFVLKRTLATAAEQGFTFYTHPEIEFYLFRDTPVQGVDPVPVDRSGYFDHTAQSKGADFRREAITMLESMGISVEFSHHEGGPGQQEIDLRYADALSTADNIMTFRTVIREVALSQGIWATFMPKPFTTHPGSGMHTHVSLFEGDQNAFYEAGAEYQLSRTGRQFIAGVLAHSQEISVVTNQWVNSYKRMMFGGEAPSYVCWGHNNRSAMVRVPMYKPNKGQSTRIEIRTIDAACNPYLAYAVVLAAGMDGIKQGLELPREAEDDVWTLTERERTSLGIEPLPKNLNEAIVIAERSELLAETLGEHVFDFFLRNKRAEWDDYRGQVSAFERDMMLPVL, encoded by the coding sequence GAGGAGCGCGATGTCCGCTTCGTGCGGCTGTGGTTCACCGACGTGCTGGGGTTCCTGAAGTCCGTGGCGGTCGCGCCCGCGGAGCTGGAGGGGGCGTTCGCGGAGGGGATCGGGTTCGACGGCTCGGCCATCGAGGGGTTCGCGCGGGTCTACGAGTCCGACATGCTGGCCAAGCCGGACCCGTCGACGTTCCAGATCCTGCCGTGGCGCGGCGAGGGCCCGAGCACGGCGCGGATGTTCTGCGACATCGTGATGCCGGACGGCTCGCCGTCGTACGCCGATCCGCGGTTCGTGCTCAAGCGGACGCTGGCGACCGCGGCCGAGCAGGGCTTCACCTTCTACACGCACCCCGAGATCGAGTTCTACCTCTTCCGCGACACCCCGGTGCAGGGGGTGGACCCGGTGCCGGTGGACCGCTCGGGCTACTTCGACCACACGGCGCAGTCCAAGGGCGCAGACTTCCGGCGCGAGGCCATCACGATGCTGGAGTCGATGGGCATCTCGGTGGAGTTCAGCCACCACGAGGGCGGCCCGGGTCAGCAGGAGATCGACCTCCGCTACGCCGACGCGCTGAGCACCGCCGACAACATCATGACCTTCCGCACGGTGATCCGGGAGGTGGCGCTGAGCCAGGGCATCTGGGCGACGTTCATGCCCAAGCCGTTCACCACCCACCCGGGCTCGGGGATGCACACCCACGTGTCGCTGTTCGAGGGCGACCAGAACGCCTTCTACGAGGCGGGCGCGGAGTACCAGCTGTCGCGGACCGGCCGGCAGTTCATCGCCGGGGTGCTGGCGCACTCGCAGGAGATCAGCGTCGTCACCAACCAGTGGGTCAACAGCTACAAGCGGATGATGTTCGGCGGCGAGGCGCCGTCGTACGTCTGCTGGGGCCACAACAACCGCTCGGCCATGGTCCGGGTGCCGATGTACAAGCCCAACAAGGGTCAGTCCACGCGCATCGAGATCCGCACCATCGACGCGGCGTGCAACCCCTACCTCGCGTACGCCGTGGTGCTGGCGGCCGGGATGGACGGCATCAAGCAGGGCCTGGAGCTGCCGCGCGAGGCCGAGGACGACGTGTGGACGCTGACCGAGCGTGAGCGCACCAGCCTCGGGATCGAGCCGCTGCCCAAGAACCTCAACGAGGCCATCGTCATCGCCGAGCGCTCCGAGCTGCTGGCCGAGACGCTGGGCGAGCACGTCTTCGACTTCTTCCTGCGCAACAAGCGGGCGGAGTGGGACGACTACCGCGGCCAGGTCTCCGCCTTCGAGCGGGACATGATGCTGCCCGTCCTGTGA